In Zingiber officinale cultivar Zhangliang chromosome 8B, Zo_v1.1, whole genome shotgun sequence, a single genomic region encodes these proteins:
- the LOC122016951 gene encoding probable polygalacturonase, with protein sequence MTLGVVGLLSWPWLQTAPAAAPSHEDPDRHSCAGFYRPAATPRRAVFSVEHFGAVGDGRTSNTEAFRKAVRHLESFGDKGGSQLNVPRGRWLTGSFNLTSNFTLFLEEGAVILGSQDPGEWPVIDPLPSYGRGRERLGGRHISLIHGDGLSDVVVTGQNGSIDGQGKIWWDFWWNRTLQHTRGHLLELVNSNNILISNLTFLNSPFWTIHPVYCSYVVLKDLTVLAPLHSPNTDGIDPDSSSHVCIEDCYIESGDDLVAVKSGWDQYGISVARPSTDIIIRRVSGTTPTCSGIGIGSEMSGGVNNVVVEGLHVWDSAAAVRIKTDVGRGGYITNVKLTDLRMERIKVPIRFSRGSNDHPDEGWDPKALPRIKGVHIANVIGFEVGKAPVLEGIKDAVFEDLCIRNVTLFVKKQEVKWQCEFVTGEAYDVSPVPCEDLRSNSSSSWCRES encoded by the exons ATGACCCTGGGAGTTGTGGGATTGTTGTCCTGGCCATGGCTCCAAACCGCCCCCGCTGCCGCGCCGAGCCACGAGGACCCGGACAGGCACAGTTGCGCCGGCTTCTATCGCCCCGCCGCCACGCCCAGGCGCGCAGTTTTCTCGGTCGAGCACTTCGGAGCGGTGGGCGATGGCCGGACTTCGAATACCGAGGCGTTCCGGAAAGCGGTGCGCCACCTCGAGTCGTTCGGGGACAAGGGAGGCTCGCAGCTCAACGTGCCGCGGGGAAGATGGCTCACCGGTAGCTTCAATCTCACCAGCAACTTCACCCTCTTCTTGGAAGAAGGTGCTGTAATTCTCGGATCTCAG GATCCCGGGGAGTGGCCAGTGATCGATCCATTGCCATCGTATGGACGTGGGAGGGAGAGATTAGGGGGGCGCCACATTAGCCTCATCCATGGAGACGGCCTCAGCGATGTCGTCGTTACAG GACAGAACGGAAGCATCGATGGGCAAGGCAAGATCTGGTGGGACTTTTGGTGGAACAGGACGCTGCAGCACACGCGGGGTCACCTTCTTGAATTAGTGAATTCAAACAACATTCTCATCTCAAACCTCACTTTCCTCAATTCTCCATTTTGGACGATACACCCAGTTTACTGCAG TTACGTGGTGCTCAAAGATCTCACTGTTCTGGCGCCTCTTCATTCTCCAAACACAGATGGGATCGATCCAG ATTCAAGCTCGCATGTCTGCATTGAGGACTGCTACATCGAGAGCGGGGATGATCTTGTAGCCGTGAAGAGTGGCTGGGATCAGTATGGCATCTCCGTGGCTCGCCCAAGCACCGACATCATTATCCGAAGGGTCTCAGGCACGACTCCAACGTGCTCGGGCATTGGAATAGGAAGCGAAATGTCAGGCGGAGTAAACAACGTGGTGGTGGAAGGCCTGCATGTCTGGGACTCGGCTGCCGCAGTGAGAATAAAGACCGACGTCGGCAGAGGAGGATACATAACCAACGTCAAGCTTACTGATCTTAGAATGGAGAGAATTAAGGTCCCTATAAGATTTAGCAGGGGTTCCAATGATCACCCAGATGAGGGTTGGGACCCTAAGGCTCTTCCGAGGATTAAGGGGGTTCATATCGCCAACGTCATAGGGTTTGAAGTGGGCAAAGCCCCGGTCTTGGAGGGTATCAAGGATGCAGTTTTTGAAGATCTCTGCATTAGAAATGTcaccttatttgtcaagaaacaGGAAGTTAAATGGCAGTGTGAGTTTGTGACAGGAGAAGCCTATGATGTTTCTCCGGTGCCGTGCGAGGATCTAAGGAGCAATTCCTCCTCGTCATGGTGCAGAGAGTCGTAA